AGGAAAAGAATATGGGAGAATGAAGTAATGCCCAGCGGCTATAGAGCTACTGTACTTCCCTTCATTTATAATTAGGATAGTATACATATTAGCTCTTTCACTAGTATGATACTTAATTGATACTTATGAATATAGCTTAACATACTTGGCTGTAGGAATACTTTTGTCAGAAAAGATAATATCTCACTAAGACTATAAATATAATTAGACTATAGCTAGTAAGCCATTTTCATCAAACTGATAGAGCTTTGGCTTATATTTTATTATAGCATAAATTAATACTAAAACATAAACTAGTAACATGGATAAATAAATTAAACCAGCTATGAATGTTGGCACTTGAGGTGGCGAAACTATTCCTATATCAAGAAGCATAATAATAGTTATTAATGTAAAGAAATAAATACATTATTTAATTATTAACCTATATTTAAACAATATATCAATTATAGTTATAACTAATGGAATTAAAATTCCGTTAGAATATCTACATTACCAAATAATAATGTTAATATATCAGCCGAAATATACACTTGCTAGTAACAAAATATATCTCCCATATATTTTATCATAATACTTTTCCATTTTTGATCACCAGCAGTAATCTTTCATTTTAATAGCTTCTTTTCATAAGATAACGATAAAAATAGACCAATAAGTAAGGCGTAAGATAAGATATTAGTTAATAGGGTATATTTTTCATTTTGTAGTAAAGTAATGATATTAACGATGACGTAACCTACCATAAATACCGACTGTAGAATTTCATATTTATTTATAATTAAATTCGCATTATATTTTTTAACCATATATGATGATATCACAGCATATATAATAACCGCTAATATAAAACCTAAAACGTAAGGTGAAGTTAAAAATGCGGTAGAGTACATGAGTACAAGAGATACTAGTAGTAGTATTACAGAATTAACAGCCATAAATAAGGTATAAATTTTATATTTAGATATAATAAAATACGGCAAAAACGTCATAAAAGCCAATAATATTAAATAAATGGAATATACAGCATAATTCGGAATTAATTGCCTAAAGAGTACCATAAAAATTGATACTATACCTTATATTATAATAATTGGAAGATAATAGTGCGTGCATATTCTGGAAATAGCTTCATAAGATGGCATCTCTTATCACCTTCCTACTCCGTTACTTGAATAATTATTTATAGTAAGGGAGTTTATATGTTCTTTAGTAATTTGAGTCATTCAATAAGAGTACTGATGCGTAGTTCAAAGGTTCTGTAAGCCTCGAAGAATTGGCTGAGGAACTGGCTAAAGCATTTACATGTTAAATACCTATACCATTTATCATAGTTTCAGCAGACAATAGTAATATAAAAAATAACGTTATGCTCGTAATTTTTATATTTTTATGTGAAAAGAATTTCTTTGTATATAGTGAGATTTTATGCTTAATCGTCTGTCGCCAGTTACTATTTCCGTTTAGCTGGATTTTTTAACTCTCACAATACCAATGTAGAGCTTAGGAGCAGTAATTGCATCACGACTTTACTTAGATATCTCGCTTTTTATATCTTCCAATTTGCTTTGGAGAATAATATTAATTACTGTGCAGATGCAACTCAAAATGTGTACGTCCTAAAAGAGCTATTCTTAACAGACCCAATTAAGTTTGCTTTCGAAATTTATGATTCAGAGATTGACTACAAATTCACGGAGTTTAAAATAGTTAATGAAGGATATTTAATGATTTATAGGAAATTTAATCCTGTAACTATAATTCTTCATGCAGAAAAAGAATCTACAGTAACTGAACTCCTTTCATTAATAAGTGAGGATAAATTTGTATTATTTATAGAACCTAAGTGGAGGTACTTACTAAACTTTTCTAATATGAAGATATACCCAGAACTTATAATGATTTGTAAAACTCCTAATATATTCAGAAGAGAAGGTGTAAGAAAACTTACAGTAGAGGATTCTGACCAGATAGTAGAGCTATACGAAAAAGATAGGGGAAGTTTTGTAACACAAATGTTAAGAGAAGGCAAAACAACCGCTTACGGCTTATTCTCAGGACATAAATTGGTCTCAGTCGCCTATACTTGGATAGAGACTAAAGATGCAGGTGTTATAGGAGGAGTATTAACTAAAGAAGAGTTTAGGAATAAAGGCTTCGCAACTTCAGTAGTATCTTCACTTACTGAAGATATAACTAGAAGGGGCAAGGTAGCGTCGCTCTACGTGAGAGAAGATAATGTTACAGCTA
This genomic interval from Acidianus sp. HS-5 contains the following:
- a CDS encoding GNAT family N-acetyltransferase, producing MYVLKELFLTDPIKFAFEIYDSEIDYKFTEFKIVNEGYLMIYRKFNPVTIILHAEKESTVTELLSLISEDKFVLFIEPKWRYLLNFSNMKIYPELIMICKTPNIFRREGVRKLTVEDSDQIVELYEKDRGSFVTQMLREGKTTAYGLFSGHKLVSVAYTWIETKDAGVIGGVLTKEEFRNKGFATSVVSSLTEDITRRGKVASLYVREDNVTAIHVYKNIGFTEYWKRLWVSVNTDAKPL